Proteins from a single region of Flavobacterium sp. YJ01:
- a CDS encoding sugar phosphate nucleotidyltransferase, whose translation MHNNLVILAGGASSRMKKEAVLDNLTPEEIAQANERSKGLIGVGASGRPLLDYLLWNAKKAGYKNIYIIIGEQGELFKEFYGSQMKNNDFHGLNISFAVQYIPEGRVKPFGTADALFQAVEQYPELNSQFYSVCNSDNLYSAEALRALRETESLNAFISYDRDAMDFPQERISRFAIAKLDKDNQLLDILEKPSEEVLEEYKDAEGKIRVSMNAFKFNGKTLYTHLKNCPVHPERDEKELPTVLLNSVKENPQTTVGIPFSEHVPDLTAKEDIADVKTYLAKYYPDLNWNSKN comes from the coding sequence ATGCACAACAACTTAGTAATTCTAGCCGGCGGAGCTTCTTCTCGTATGAAAAAAGAAGCGGTTTTAGATAATTTGACTCCAGAAGAAATTGCTCAGGCAAACGAAAGAAGTAAAGGTTTAATTGGTGTCGGTGCGAGCGGAAGACCTCTTTTAGATTATCTTTTATGGAATGCAAAAAAAGCTGGCTATAAAAACATCTATATTATAATAGGTGAACAAGGAGAATTGTTTAAAGAGTTTTATGGAAGTCAAATGAAAAATAATGACTTTCACGGGCTGAACATCTCATTTGCTGTTCAATATATTCCTGAAGGAAGAGTAAAACCTTTTGGAACTGCCGATGCTTTATTTCAGGCGGTAGAACAATATCCAGAATTGAATTCGCAGTTTTACTCCGTTTGCAATAGTGATAATTTGTATTCAGCAGAAGCTTTGCGCGCATTAAGAGAAACCGAAAGCCTGAACGCATTTATTAGTTACGATCGAGATGCAATGGATTTTCCGCAAGAGCGTATTTCTCGTTTTGCAATTGCAAAATTAGATAAGGATAATCAGCTTTTGGATATCTTAGAAAAACCTTCAGAAGAGGTTTTAGAAGAATATAAAGATGCAGAAGGAAAAATACGCGTAAGTATGAATGCTTTTAAGTTTAATGGCAAAACATTATATACACATTTAAAGAATTGTCCTGTTCATCCAGAGCGCGATGAAAAGGAATTGCCAACGGTACTTTTAAACTCCGTTAAAGAAAATCCGCAAACTACAGTCGGAATTCCGTTTTCTGAGCACGTTCCAGACCTTACAGCCAAAGAAGATATTGCTGATGTAAAAACATATTTGGCAAAATATTACCCTGATTTAAACTGGAATAGCAAAAATTAA
- a CDS encoding sugar-binding protein produces MSSDLKAYKVNLVKQNESVNIENLDPDFWEKANCLTDFCSAWKTDPFSKIEFRARWNSDYLYFNFQVFDSEIYIDRKDNSTDSICNSDRVELFFRKDEKMSPYYCLEMDVDARILDFEAYPKWNFDYNWKWPKGHLEIYSFKNANSFTVQGKISMASLKELDLIQNNVIETGVYRAKFSKNENLEYEPTWISWVNPKTEQPNFHIASSFGKFILEE; encoded by the coding sequence ATGAGTTCAGATTTAAAAGCCTACAAAGTCAATTTAGTTAAACAAAACGAAAGCGTAAATATTGAAAACTTGGATCCTGATTTTTGGGAAAAAGCAAACTGTTTAACAGACTTTTGTTCGGCTTGGAAAACAGATCCATTTTCAAAAATTGAATTTAGAGCAAGATGGAATTCAGATTATTTATATTTTAATTTTCAAGTTTTTGATTCGGAAATTTATATCGACAGAAAAGACAATTCTACAGACAGCATTTGCAATTCAGATAGAGTGGAGCTTTTTTTTAGAAAAGATGAAAAAATGAGCCCGTATTATTGTTTAGAAATGGATGTTGATGCTCGAATTCTGGACTTCGAAGCTTATCCAAAATGGAATTTCGATTACAATTGGAAATGGCCGAAAGGACATTTAGAAATTTATTCTTTTAAAAACGCCAATTCATTTACCGTTCAAGGAAAAATAAGCATGGCTTCGCTTAAGGAATTAGATTTAATTCAGAATAATGTTATTGAAACTGGAGTATATCGAGCCAAATTCTCAAAAAATGAAAACTTAGAATACGAACCAACATGGATTTCTTGGGTTAATCCTAAAACAGAACAACCAAATTTTCATATCGCATCTTCGTTCGGAAAATTTATTCTTGAAGAATAA
- a CDS encoding LacI family DNA-binding transcriptional regulator: protein MDKKYTIKDIAQMAGVSKGTVDRVLHNRGKVSPAALEKINEVLNVIDYEPNLIARNLKNTKIYKICVLLPDPEIDSYWLPCVNGIQDAVKEFKPYSVNITIQYFNPESKKSFVNVNDKVLSLEPDAVLIAPVFHKETIEAVKVYEESNIIVNTFNNQIESNIVKCFVGQDLYKSGRVAASLMNLILSEGQIAIVHIDESLKNAVHMQEKEKGFRSYFEEKKLNNFSLTTLKLKHPNVESKFLNFLEENPHLKGIFITTSKAYQIATTLSSLKDKKIALIGYDLIEKNVNFLNEGLLHFLIHQNQKRQAYLGVSTLAEHFLYSKEIPETILLPIDIINVENADFYLY from the coding sequence ATGGATAAAAAATATACTATTAAAGACATTGCGCAAATGGCCGGAGTTTCTAAAGGAACTGTCGACAGAGTTTTGCATAATAGAGGAAAAGTTTCTCCTGCGGCGCTGGAAAAAATTAATGAGGTCTTAAATGTTATTGATTATGAGCCTAATTTAATTGCACGAAATTTAAAAAATACTAAGATTTACAAAATCTGTGTTTTACTCCCTGATCCTGAAATAGATTCGTACTGGCTTCCTTGCGTTAACGGAATTCAAGATGCTGTAAAGGAATTTAAACCTTACAGCGTCAATATTACAATTCAGTATTTTAATCCAGAAAGCAAAAAATCGTTTGTAAATGTTAACGATAAGGTTTTAAGTCTTGAACCCGATGCGGTTTTAATTGCTCCCGTATTTCATAAAGAAACGATTGAGGCAGTTAAAGTTTATGAAGAATCGAACATTATTGTCAATACTTTCAATAATCAGATTGAGTCTAACATTGTGAAATGTTTTGTTGGTCAGGATCTTTACAAAAGCGGCCGAGTTGCTGCTAGTTTAATGAACTTAATTTTATCCGAAGGTCAAATTGCGATTGTTCATATTGATGAAAGTTTGAAAAATGCGGTTCACATGCAGGAAAAGGAAAAAGGTTTCAGAAGTTATTTTGAAGAAAAGAAATTGAATAATTTTTCGCTGACAACACTAAAACTAAAACATCCAAATGTTGAAAGCAAGTTTTTAAATTTCCTTGAAGAAAATCCGCATTTAAAAGGCATTTTTATTACAACATCAAAAGCGTATCAAATTGCTACAACTCTTTCTAGCTTGAAAGACAAAAAAATAGCGCTGATTGGATACGATTTAATCGAAAAGAATGTCAATTTCTTAAACGAAGGATTACTGCATTTTTTAATTCACCAAAATCAGAAAAGACAAGCGTATTTAGGCGTAAGCACATTGGCAGAACATTTCTTGTACAGCAAAGAAATTCCTGAAACGATTTTATTGCCAATTGATATTATTAATGTCGAAAATGCTGATTTTTACCTCTATTAA
- a CDS encoding galactokinase family protein — protein MRKITASAPGRTCLFGDHQDYLGLPVIACAIDRNIKLIAKENQTDTFVLNMIDIDEIRIIDIHATFEKLEARDYFASALRVLRRYGCIPTSGYTITITGDIPINSGTSSSSALLMAWIRFLIEAFGINQEVTPDFLSKLGYESEVLEHGEPGGMMDHFSIGVGNIVYINTKNPFSFDVIGTELKGLITGVSGVPKETIGLIGELKGNALMAIDIVKQNYPEFDLNASEIEDLNKYRNCLPDRLIPFFEAAIKNYHYTKEALKEFEKPVLDLKKIGALMNGHHEILRDLLKITVPRIDAMINAALKAGAYGAKIVGSGGGGSIVVIADPEKEDAVIKAILNAGAEEAYVVNVDPGVRIIDNIEI, from the coding sequence ATGAGGAAAATTACAGCTTCAGCGCCAGGGAGAACCTGTCTTTTTGGAGATCATCAAGATTACTTAGGACTTCCTGTTATAGCTTGCGCCATAGATAGAAATATTAAGCTAATTGCCAAAGAAAATCAGACCGATACTTTTGTGCTCAATATGATTGATATAGACGAAATTCGGATCATAGATATTCATGCTACATTCGAAAAATTAGAAGCAAGAGATTATTTTGCTTCAGCGCTTCGCGTTTTACGCAGATATGGTTGCATTCCAACATCAGGTTACACAATAACTATTACCGGAGATATTCCAATAAATTCAGGAACATCAAGTTCTTCGGCATTATTAATGGCTTGGATTCGTTTTTTAATTGAGGCTTTTGGAATTAATCAAGAAGTCACGCCCGATTTTCTTTCGAAATTAGGCTATGAATCTGAAGTTTTAGAACATGGAGAACCTGGAGGAATGATGGATCATTTTAGCATTGGCGTTGGAAATATCGTGTATATAAACACCAAAAATCCATTCTCGTTTGATGTAATCGGAACGGAGTTAAAAGGTTTGATAACTGGAGTTTCTGGAGTTCCTAAAGAAACAATCGGTTTAATCGGCGAATTAAAAGGGAATGCTTTAATGGCGATTGATATTGTTAAACAAAACTATCCCGAATTCGATTTGAACGCTTCAGAAATTGAAGATTTAAATAAATATAGAAATTGTCTTCCAGATCGTTTGATTCCGTTTTTTGAAGCAGCAATCAAAAATTACCATTACACTAAAGAAGCATTAAAAGAATTTGAAAAGCCAGTTTTAGATCTTAAAAAAATTGGTGCTTTAATGAATGGTCATCATGAAATTTTGCGAGATCTTCTTAAAATAACAGTTCCTAGAATAGACGCTATGATCAATGCGGCTTTAAAAGCGGGCGCCTACGGTGCTAAAATTGTGGGTTCTGGAGGAGGAGGAAGCATTGTGGTTATTGCAGATCCTGAAAAAGAAGATGCGGTTATAAAAGCAATTTTAAATGCTGGAGCAGAAGAAGCTTATGTAGTTAATGTAGATCCGGGAGTACGAATTATTGATAATATTGAAATTTAA